One Spinacia oleracea cultivar Varoflay chromosome 4, BTI_SOV_V1, whole genome shotgun sequence DNA segment encodes these proteins:
- the LOC110805406 gene encoding uncharacterized protein, with protein MGLLFRSLVVLVMLLSSSWLPIIVSQSPASSAHVLDVILQDYAYRAFVHPRTGVTFDGRVPSNLTGIKVAGMRLRSGSLRSRGVPDYKEFRIPVGVVVQPYVERLVLVYQNLGNWSNVYYPLSGYTYLAPMLGLLAYDAVNLSATNLPELDIRASISPINIHFTNVKSVPDGSVAKCLWFDLRGNVNFSNVVSKNTCSTAQQGHFALVVEKPAPSPAPAPSAVSHKKKKNMKKVWIIVGSVLGGIILLTLLAMLLSWFKKYQQKKKMQHMEKASEVGEALRMTSVGSGKAPAAMGTRTQPTLETEYAP; from the coding sequence ATGGGCCTTCTTTTTCGAAGTCTCGTGGTGCTTGTGATGTTGTTATCATCATCTTGGCTACCGATTATTGTGTCACAATCGCCTGCGAGCTCGGCTCATGTGTTGGATGTTATTCTTCAGGATTATGCTTACAGGGCATTTGTTCATCCGAGAACTGGTGTTACATTTGATGGGAGAGTGCCTTCAAATTTGACGGGGATTAAGGTTGCGGGTATGAGGCTGAGGAGTGGTAGTTTGAGAAGCAGAGGTGTTCCTGATTATAAAGAGTTTAGGATTCCAGTGGGTGTTGTGGTGCAGCCATATGTGGAGAGGCTTGTTCTGGTTTATCAGAATTTGGGGAACTGGTCTAATGTGTACTATCCATTGTCTGGGTACACCTATTTAGCTCCTATGCTTGGATTGCTTGCATATGATGCTGTCAACTTATCAGCTACAAATTTGCCGGAATTAGATATAAGGGCGTCAATAAGTCCGATAAACATTCACTTTACAAATGTGAAATCCGTGCCAGATGGGTCCGTGGCAAAGTGTCTTTGGTTTGATCTTCGCGGTAATGTTAATTTCAGCAATGTGGTATCAAAGAATACATGTTCTACTGCTCAACAGGGACATTTTGCATTGGTGGTTGAGAAACCTGCGCCTTCCCCTGCACCTGCTCCATCCGCAGTCTCtcataagaaaaagaaaaatatgaaGAAAGTGTGGATAATCGTTGGATCCGTGTTGGGTGGAATCATATTGTTGACACTGTTGGCAATGTTGTTGTCATGGTTTAAGAAATACCAGCAGAAGAAGAAAATGCAGCATATGGAAAAGGCTTCAGAGGTTGGTGAGGCTCTGAGGATGACCTCAGTAGGGAGTGGTAAAGCACCGGCAGCAATGGGGACTCGGACACAACCgactcttgaaacagaatatgcGCCCTAA
- the LOC110805423 gene encoding DNA repair protein recA homolog 1, chloroplastic isoform X1, with the protein MDLLKLRPKLQCFPVILNPSPIPSHKTQLYPQRFSIQSAVKRFRVLSELNGKLNGALSGDTDPRFIDRQKALEAAMHDINSSFGKGSVTRLGSAGGALVETFPSGCLTLDFALGGGLPKGRIVEIYGPESSGKTTLALHAIAEIQKMGGNAMLVDAEHAFDAAYSKSLGVDVENLIVCQPDNGEMALEIADRMCRSGAVDLICIDSVSALTPRAEIEGEIGMQQMGLQARLMSQALRKMSGNASKAGCTLIFLNQIRHKIGVYYGNPEVTSGGIALKFFASLRLEIRSIGKVKSVKGDEDIGLRVRVRVQKSKVSRPYKQAEFEIIFGEGVSKLGCILDCAEILDVVAKKGSWYSYRDQRLGQGRDRALQFLRENPQLSDEIEQVVRPLMGEGVVQASPFNSRNPTSLPQPEDEFFEELQ; encoded by the exons ATGGATTTGTTGAAGCTACGCCCAAAATTGCAGTGTTTTCCTGTAATACTAAACCCCTCACCAATTCCTTCTCATAAAACCCAATTATATCCCCAACGTTTCTCTATACAATCTGCAGTCAAACGATTCAGGGTTCTCTCTGAACTTAATGGCAAATTGAATGGAGCTCTTTCTGGTGACACTGACCCTCGTTTCATTGACCGT CAAAAGGCATTAGAAGCGGCAATGCATGACATTAACAGTTCATTTGGAAAAGGAAGTGTTACCAGATTGGGCAGTGCTGGTGGAGCTTTGGT ggaAACCTTTCCAAGTGGGTGCTTGACATTGGACTTTGCTCTTGGCGGAGGTCTGCCAAAAGGGAGAATTGTAGAG ATATATGGACCAGAAAGTAGTGGGAAGACAACACTTGCTTTACATGCAATTGCAGAAATCCAG AAAATGGGAGGAAACGCAATGCTAGTTGATGCAGAGCATGCATTTGATGCAGCATATTCAAAATCTTTGGGAGTGGATGTAGAAAATCTAATTGTTTGCCAGCCTGATAATGGGGAGATGGCATTGGAGA TTGCTGATCGTATGTGCAGATCTGGTGCAGTAGATCTGATTTGTATAGATTCTGTTTCAGCTCTCACTCCTCGAGCAGAAATAGag GGAGAGATTGGAATGCAGCAAATGGGCTTGCAAGCTCGTCTTATGAGTCAAGCTTTACGTAAAATGTCTGGAAATGCATCGAAAGCGGGCTGTACTCTCATTTTTTTGAATCAAATAAGACATAAG attggTGTATATTATGGAAATCCTGAAGTGACTAGTGGAGGAATCGCCTTGAAATTTTTTGCATCACTTCGCCTTGAGATACGTTCTATTGGCAAAGTTAAATCT GTCAAAGGAGATGAAGATATTGGGTTACGGGTCCGTGTTAGAGTTCAAAAGAGTAAG GTGTCAAGACCGTACAAACAAGCTGAATTTGAGATCATTTTTGGTGAGGGTGTGAGTAAGTTG GGTTGCATTTTGGATTGTGCCGAAATACTAGATGTTGTGGCAAAGAAGGGCTCATGGTATAGCTACAGGGATCAAAG gttggGACAAGGAAGAGACAGAGCATTGCAATTCTTGAGAGAGAACCCTCAGCTGTCCGATGAGATTGAGCAG